One genomic region from Saccharomyces cerevisiae S288C chromosome XI, complete sequence encodes:
- the PAM17 gene encoding Pam17p (Constituent of the TIM23 complex; proposed alternatively to be a component of the import motor (PAM complex) or to interact with and modulate the core TIM23 (Translocase of the Inner mitochondrial Membrane) complex; protein abundance increases in response to DNA replication stress) produces MFTSAIRLSSQRLFASQPSVTAAALRSTATTLPLRSYSQPASLQDSSILTWSDFFKLRKQQRRINVGSSLFTALLGCNVSWAYLSTMEIDPTQMLFGFDPLTVISAGIIASGALGYLLGPIVGSQVFKLSHNQQLAQFNNKNKEFLKHIINNRVDASSQSFSNPVPDYYGEKIGSLKEYKQWLRDCHAYAKKAKEFL; encoded by the coding sequence ATGTTTACCAGTGCCATTAGATTGTCATCGCAAAGACTGTTCGCTAGTCAACCTTCTGTCACCGCTGCGGCATTGCGCTCGACTGCTACAACCTTACCCTTAAGATCATATTCTCAGCCCGCATCCCTTCAAGACTCCAGTATCTTGACATGgtctgattttttcaaattgagGAAACAGCAGCGTAGAATCAATGTTGGTTCTTCGCTGTTTACTGCTCTTTTGGGCTGTAACGTTTCATGGGCTTACCTTTCCACAATGGAAATAGACCCGACTCAAATGCTATTCGGATTCGACCCATTAACTGTAATTTCAGCTGGGATAATAGCCTCTGGTGCACTAGGCTACTTGTTGGGTCCGATAGTTGGTTCGCAAGTTTTCAAACTTTCCCATAACCAACAATTGGCACAgttcaacaacaaaaataaagagtTTCTAAAACATATCATCAATAACAGGGTCGATGCCTCTTCTCAAAGTTTCAGTAATCCTGTTCCAGATTATTACGGTGAAAAGATAGGTTCCTTAAAGGAATATAAGCAATGGTTAAGAGATTGTCACGCTTACGCAAAGAAAGCCAAAGAATTTTTGTGA
- the OAF3 gene encoding Oaf3p (Putative transcriptional repressor with Zn(2)-Cys(6) finger; negatively regulates transcription in response to oleate levels, based on mutant phenotype and localization to oleate-responsive promoters; the authentic, non-tagged protein is detected in highly purified mitochondria in high-throughput studies; forms nuclear foci upon DNA replication stress) → MGYDSQVRTKKRHRITVVCTNCKKRKSKCDRTKPCGTCVRLGDVDSCVYLTDSSGQPESSPSLNDADPLRKQSTPAERISPGFIKKRRSSQTRQDEDHWQRVRELENQSSLYYLPIHEETPFFIDLIPNGFYLETKRSADNLFGLFTDRAIENRDPYLQAMVTFRSIAIKKMMDKLGSNGNNVKNGSLPKSFEALSTFDADDERHISDDVVGKGNNFRMHQTIHKSLFNKFAQYRENNAKKFSSETILAKDYLPPLKILESEVLALFEEKIYNMIPIFDMKVLRHEITIFYQNIVEKGNPISIKHYDHMVFCIILLIIKICRLSVQFSKLTPYIYPVLQEIDTSKFLALVKHYLFETKVLRKCNLLQLQCLILLRFLHWCAPEDGDGPETQYCQILMGTIISSCKEMGINWYCFSHPEKYSFKINRHTRPSYDIMKPSDYISVFRKIWSYVLFWDRKMCFISGEECQIGKTLQCHFKEEADTPTWYIRMLTLDNLMKKINDTLNDDPGKVDLNLLHRLINDLKRNFHILKSLSKNEKETMRHFDFEMEWIIDLFSLSLLHGEMIFYEYDCNITKFYKSFQDLWDMVIHISEKCYNYFFNSDALEVDSLTKFYTNRIVEIVANKVLVIVPAFILRGDRFKTIQYADKKKMIEFLYGVSSVYFNEFGFEYYRCFRKMFTAKIAYKILNRSCEKDAWRIILKFLLNELKLEDNGDSYIDYNDMRLNDICPIILEFQETVQKYDGYRPDILSIWNNEFYPIGKYNDDMTGFKFQMRIKEMQEFLDMEKYSDRFNIFSSFYDHASSQLAKHTEVDTNISITNEQVAEIPQKELLQQPLAPALPVNDLIVSEFDVIEDIFDPVDFVSFF, encoded by the coding sequence ATGGGATATGACTCCCAAGTTAGGACAAAAAAACGACATCGAATTACTGTAGTATGCAcaaattgcaaaaaaaggaaaagtaaGTGCGATCGAACGAAACCATGTGGAACATGTGTACGACTGGGAGATGTGGACAGCTGTGTCTATCTCACCGATAGCTCTGGACAACCTGAAAGCAGTCCTTCATTGAATGATGCTGACCCTCTGAGGAAACAATCAACTCCTGCGGAACGAATAAGTCCAGGTTTcattaagaaaagaagatcGTCACAGACAAGACAAGACGAAGATCACTGGCAAAGAGTACGAGAACTTGAAAATCAATCATCACTTTATTATCTACCAATTCATGAAGAAActccattttttattgacCTCATCCCTAATGGGTTTTATTTAGAGACCAAAAGGTCTGCTGATAATTTATTTGGTCTGTTCACGGATAGAGCAATTGAAAATCGCGACCCCTATCTCCAAGCAATGGTAACATTTAGAAGTATCgcaatcaaaaaaatgatggaTAAATTGGGAAGCAACGGCAATAATGTGAAAAATGGAAGCTTGCCTAAATCTTTCGAAGCTTTATCCACTTTCGATGCTGATGACGAACGCCACATTAGCGATGATGTTGTTGGTAAGGGCAATAACTTCCGCATGCATCAGACTATTCACAAATCATTGTTTAACAAATTCGCTCAATACAGAGAAAATAATGCTAAAAAATTCAGCTCAGAAACTATATTAGCAAAGGATTATTTGCCTCCTTTAAAAATACTTGAAAGTGAGGTTTTAGcactttttgaagaaaaaatttacaatATGATACCGATTTTCGATATGAAAGTTTTGCGTCATGAAATAACgatattttatcaaaatataGTCGAGAAAGGGAATCCAATTTCTATAAAACACTACGATCATATGGTTTTCTGCATAATCTTGTTGATTATTAAAATATGCCGACTTTCTGTCCAGTTTTCGAAGCTAACTCCATATATATACCCGgttcttcaagaaattgataCCTCTAAGTTTTTGGCTCTTGTTAAACACTATTTGTTCGAGACGAAGGTCCTCAGAAAATGTAATTTATTACAGTTGCAATGTCTCATATTACTAAGGTTCTTGCACTGGTGTGCCCCTGAAGATGGCGATGGACCCGAAACTCAATATTGTCAAATCTTAATGGGGACAATAATATCATCATGTAAAGAAATGGGCATTAACTGGTATTGCTTCTCTCATCcagaaaaatattcatttaAAATAAACCGACATACGAGGCCTTCATACGATATAATGAAACCTAGCGATTACATTTCAGTTTTCAGAAAGATATGGAGTtatgttttattttgggACAGGAAGATGTGTTTTATTAGCGGTGAAGAATGTCAAATTGGGAAAACCTTGCAGTGCcatttcaaagaagaagcagataCACCCACATGGTATATACGAATGTTAACCCTGGATAacttgatgaaaaagataaacGATACGTTGAACGATGATCCAGGAAAGGTAGATTTGAACTTGTTGCACCGACTAATAAATGatttaaaaagaaactttcatattttaaaaagcCTGTCgaaaaacgaaaaagaaacaatgcGTCATTTTGATTTCGAAATGGAATGGATAATAGATTTATTCTCACTAAGTTTGCTGCACGGAGAAATGATCTTTTATGAATATGACTGCaatattacaaaattttataaGAGTTTCCAAGATTTGTGGGATATGGTCATTCATATCTCAGAGAAGTGCTACAATTACTTTTTTAACAGTGATGCCTTAGAGGTGGATTCATTGACAAAGTTTTATACCAATAGAATCGTGGAAATTGTCGCAAACAAAGTTTTGGTCATTGTTCCGGCATTCATTCTCAGAGGAGACCGCTTCAAAACAATTCAGTACGCcgacaagaagaaaatgatagaATTTCTTTACGGGGTCTCGTCTGTGTATTTTAACGAATTTGGCTTTGAGTACTATCGTTGTTTTAGAAAAATGTTCACCGCTAAAATTGCCTACAAGATCTTGAATCGCTCATGTGAAAAAGATGCATGGAGAattattttaaaatttttgctGAATGAATTGAAACTAGAAGATAACGGTGATAGTTATATAGATTACAACGATATGAGATTAAATGACATCTGTCCAATAATACTAGAATTTCAGGAGACAGTACAAAAATATGATGGGTATAGGCCAGATATTCTAAGTATATGGAACAATGAGTTTTATCCCATAGGTAAATACAACGATGATATGACAGGATTTAAGTTTCAAATGCGCATAAAGGAAATGCAAGAATTCTTGGATATGGAGAAATATTCCGACAggtttaatattttttcatccttttATGATCACGCCAGTTCACAATTAGCTAAACATACTGAAGTTGATACCAACATAAGCATTACGAATGAACAAGTAGCTGAAATTCCGCAAAAAGAACTACTACAACAACCTTTAGCACCCGCTTTGCCTGTTAATGATTTAATTGTCTCAGAGTTTGACGTGattgaagatatttttgatCCTGTGGATTTCgtatcatttttttaa